CAGCGCCTCCACCCTCTCCGGCAGCTCCTCCGGCGTGGAACGGACCACTCCGGCCGCTCGCTCCAGCAGATCCCGGTCCTCCCGGATCCGCCGGTAGGCGCCGGCTCCGGTGAGCGCCTCGATCCGCCGGACGCCGCTTCCCACCGCCTCCTCCGAGACGATCAGAAAAGGTCCGATCTGCCCGGTCCGACCGACGTGGATGCCGCCGCACAGCTCGCGACTATAGCCCTCCACCTCGACGAGCCGCACCGTTTCTCCGTATTTCTCTCCGAAGAGCGCCGTCGCGCCCCGCCGCCGCGCCTCGGCGAAGGAGACCGTTTCGATCCGCACGGACAGATCCTCCTGCACCTTGCGGTTCACCAACGCCTCGATCCGCGCCAGCTCCCGGTCGCCGGTCCTTTCATAATGAACGAAATCGAAGCGGAGCCGGTCCGGCGCGACGAGCGAACCGGACTGCCGCACATGATCGCCGAGCACCTCACGCAGGGCGCCGTGGAGCAGGTGGGTGGCGGTGTGGTTCCGGGCGATCGCCGCGCGCCGCTCCGCGTCGACCACGGCCCGCACCGGCTCGCCCGCGCGGAGCGGTCTCTCCGCGCGACCGGCGAGGAGCGCCTTGTCGTCCCGGCTCCGGCGGGTGTCCCTCACCGTGAAGAGGGAATCGCCGCCGCCGCCGGGCTCGAGCCGCCCCTGGTCGCCGACCTGTCCGCCCGACTCGCCGTAGAAGGGGGACTCATCGAGCACGATCGTCCCCTCCTCGCCCTCGCCCAGGCCGTCCAGGCGCACGCCGTCCCGCAGAATCGCCGCGACCCGAGTCTCCGCCTCGCGCCGCTCGTAGCCCACGAAAGTACTCTCCAGGTCGGGAAGATCCTCCGCCTCGCCTCTCTCTCCGCCGCCCCCTTCCCATCGGGAGCGGCCGCGGGCCTCCTCCATGGCCTTCTCGAATCCCGCGCGGTCCGGCTCGATCCCCTCGGCCCGCGCCATCTCCTCCGTCAGCTCCGCCGGGAAACCGTAGGTGTCGTAGAGGCGGAAGATTTCCTCCCCCGGCAGCACCGCCCCCTTCCCGCCTCGGAGACCCGCCACCGTTTTTTGGAAGATCTCGAGTCCCTGTTCCAAGGTGCGGCGGAAACGCTCCTCCTCGGCGCGGATCGTCGCGGCGACCCTCTCCCGGGTGTCGAGCAGTTCCGGATAGGCGCCGGACATGACCTCCGTCACCCGCGAGCCGATCCTGTCGAGGAAGGGCTCCTCCACGCCGAGGACGCGGGCGCGGAGCACCGCGCGCCGGAGGATGCGCCGAAGCACGTAGCCGCGCCCCTCGTTCCCCGGCTGGATCCCTTCGTGGAAGGCGAAAACGAGCGCCCGGGCGTGGTCCGCGACGATGCGCGACGCGGTAAGCGCCTCTCCCTCCGCCGGGTCGACGCCGCGCGCGAAGGAGCGCACCTCCTCGAGTATGGGCGTGAAGAGGTCCGTGTCGTAGTTGCTCGGGACTTCCTGCAGGATCTGGGCGAGCCGCTCCAACCCCATGCCGGTGTCCACGCCCCGGTTCGGCAGGTCGGTGCGGTTCCCGTCCGGGTCCTGGTTGAACTGCGGAAAGACCAGATTCCAATACTCCAGATAGCGGTCGCAGTCGCAGCCGACGGCGCAGGTCGGCAGTCCGCAACCCCGTTCCGGGCCCAAATCGACGTACAGCTCCGAGCAGGGTCCGCAGGGCCCGCTCCCGCCGGCGGGCCCCCAGAAGTTGTCCTTCGCGCCGAGCCGCACGATCCGGGCGGGGTCGACGCCGACCCCCCGCTCCCAGATACGCGCCGTCTCGTCGTCCTCCTCGAAAACCGAAATCCAGAGCCGGTCCCGGGAAAGGCCGATCACCTCGGTGGAGAATTCCCAGGCCCAAGCAATCGCTTCTTCCTTAAAATAATCGCCGAAGGAGAAATTGCCGAGCATCTCGAAGAATGTGTGATGCCGGCTCGTGACCCCCACGTTTTCCAAGTCCGAACCACGCAGGCAGGGTTGCACCGTCGCCGCGCGCCGGTGCGGAATCGGTCCGACGGCGACGTAGTACGGCTTGAACTGCACCATGCCGGCGCTGGTGAAGAGCAGCGTAGGGTCTCCCTGCGGGGCGAGCGGCGAGGGCGGAAGGACCGGGTGCCCCCGCTCGCGGAAGAACTCGAGAAAGACCCGCCGCAGTTCGTCACTCGTCCAGCGGCTCGTCTTTCCCATCGAGTTTCTCCGTCTTCGGGAGAAGGCCCACCCTCTCCCGGATCATGGTTTCAATGTTGTCCGCGACTTCGGGGTAGTCCTTGAGGAAACGCTTGGCGTTCTCGCGCCCCTGGCCGATCCGCTCCTCGCCGAAGCTGAGCCAGGTGCCGGACTTTTGCAGGACCTCGTGCTCCACCCCCAGGTCGATCAGATCCCCCTCGCGGGAGATACCCTCGCCGTACATGATGTCGAACTCGGCGATGCGGAAGGGCGGGGCGATCTTGTTCTTGACCACCTTCACCTTGGTCCGGTTCCCCACCACTTGGTCGCCGTTCTTGATCGACGCGATCCGCCGGATGTCCATGCGGACCGAGGAGTAGAACTTGAGCGCGTTGCCGCCCGAGGTGGTCTCGGGGTTGCCGAACATGACGCCGATCTTCATTCGAATCTGGTTGGAGAAGATGATCGACGTTTTCGACTTATGGGTGATGCCGGCGAGTTTACGGAGCGCCTGCGACATGAGCCGCGCCTGCAACCCCACGTGGGAATCACCCATCTCCCCCTCGATCTCGGCGCGGGGAACGAGCGCCGCCACCGAATCGATGGCGATCACGTCGATCGACCCGGACCGCACCAGCATCTCGCAGATTTCGAGGGCCTGCTCTCCCGTGTCCGGCTGGGAGACGAGCAGGCTGTCGATGTCCACGCCGAGTTTGCGGGCGTAGGAGGGATCGAGGGCGTGTTCGGCGTCGATGAAGGCGGCCATGCCCCCTCGGCGCTGCGCGTTGGCGATCACGTGAAGAATCAGCGTGGTCTTCCCGGAAGACTCGGGACCGTAGATCTCGATCACCCGGCCGCGGGGCACGCCGCCGGCGCCGAGGGCGATGTCCAGCGAGAGGGAGCCGGTCGGGATGATCTCGATCTCTTCCTGCACCCCGTCGGCGCCGAGGCGCATGATCGCCCCCTTGCCGTACTGTTTCTCGATTTGCGCGAGAGTCGATTCGAGCGCCTGCGCGGAGCCCGTATGGACTTCCTTCATTTTCTTCTTTTCCGTTTTGCCAGCCATGCCGAGCCGTCCTTTCCCGTCGTTCTTCCCACCCGGGTCGCGAGCCCCATCGACCGGCGTAGTATAGCAGCCGGGGAGCCCACTGTCACGGCCCGGCTCCGCCGCGGGCCCCGGCCGTTTCGAATTCCGAACCATCGAGGAATCAACGGGATCCACGGAGGGATCCCGGCCGCCCGGATCGGCGCCTCCCCGAATGCCCCGATTCGTCGATCCCCATGCAAGGCAAGAGTTAAAGTGCCCGGTCCCGGCGACCGATAAAATGAAAAAACCTTGCAAGTCCTTATCTAAGGCTAGACTTTATCGTGAAAAACGTGGTAATATAGTGACGCTCCCACGAAAGTTGGCCTTGCTGTCTCCCTCGAGCGATCGGGAAAGGTCTTGTCGCCCACTCCCTTGAGTGCGCGAAAACGAGAGACGCTCATTCAGGACTCGGGGGGATGGTCGCCGCGCTGATGCGACCTCCCGCAGGCCCGGTG
Above is a genomic segment from Candidatus Eisenbacteria bacterium containing:
- the alaS gene encoding alanine--tRNA ligase, which produces MGKTSRWTSDELRRVFLEFFRERGHPVLPPSPLAPQGDPTLLFTSAGMVQFKPYYVAVGPIPHRRAATVQPCLRGSDLENVGVTSRHHTFFEMLGNFSFGDYFKEEAIAWAWEFSTEVIGLSRDRLWISVFEEDDETARIWERGVGVDPARIVRLGAKDNFWGPAGGSGPCGPCSELYVDLGPERGCGLPTCAVGCDCDRYLEYWNLVFPQFNQDPDGNRTDLPNRGVDTGMGLERLAQILQEVPSNYDTDLFTPILEEVRSFARGVDPAEGEALTASRIVADHARALVFAFHEGIQPGNEGRGYVLRRILRRAVLRARVLGVEEPFLDRIGSRVTEVMSGAYPELLDTRERVAATIRAEEERFRRTLEQGLEIFQKTVAGLRGGKGAVLPGEEIFRLYDTYGFPAELTEEMARAEGIEPDRAGFEKAMEEARGRSRWEGGGGERGEAEDLPDLESTFVGYERREAETRVAAILRDGVRLDGLGEGEEGTIVLDESPFYGESGGQVGDQGRLEPGGGGDSLFTVRDTRRSRDDKALLAGRAERPLRAGEPVRAVVDAERRAAIARNHTATHLLHGALREVLGDHVRQSGSLVAPDRLRFDFVHYERTGDRELARIEALVNRKVQEDLSVRIETVSFAEARRRGATALFGEKYGETVRLVEVEGYSRELCGGIHVGRTGQIGPFLIVSEEAVGSGVRRIEALTGAGAYRRIREDRDLLERAAGVVRSTPEELPERVEALQERVRRLEKELLEARKSGAGDRTADLLAGATPVGDLRVIAAIVPEADPSVLKDIVDRFQEKGTSLVAVLGTRTGDKAFVVGMVSRDVAGKRLSAGDLIREVSARIGGRGGGKPTFAQGGGGEPDHLEEALAAVPEMVRRAAQGG
- the recA gene encoding recombinase RecA; its protein translation is MKEVHTGSAQALESTLAQIEKQYGKGAIMRLGADGVQEEIEIIPTGSLSLDIALGAGGVPRGRVIEIYGPESSGKTTLILHVIANAQRRGGMAAFIDAEHALDPSYARKLGVDIDSLLVSQPDTGEQALEICEMLVRSGSIDVIAIDSVAALVPRAEIEGEMGDSHVGLQARLMSQALRKLAGITHKSKTSIIFSNQIRMKIGVMFGNPETTSGGNALKFYSSVRMDIRRIASIKNGDQVVGNRTKVKVVKNKIAPPFRIAEFDIMYGEGISREGDLIDLGVEHEVLQKSGTWLSFGEERIGQGRENAKRFLKDYPEVADNIETMIRERVGLLPKTEKLDGKDEPLDE